The proteins below come from a single Prolixibacter sp. NT017 genomic window:
- a CDS encoding triple tyrosine motif-containing protein: protein MDRRIVSVFFILLLFLGESLQGAIKSIGLPVIKNFTKQDYSAGTQSWAIAQGRDDKLYFANNNGLLQFDGVNWNTYPLPNSSIVRSLLVGDENRIYVGGFNEFGYFHPDQQGRMVYHSLSSHLPDDEKNFGEVWRIYKFKGQLVFQSYTSLMLWDGKTFRILHPGKDELFHFSFKVNDRLWIDNRAEGLQELVNGRLVALPGTEKIRGQEIWGILPFPGNRFMIATQNKGVFLYDGKEMVAWDNEADQLLKANRVMGIAQIDGDHYAFGTISHGVVITDSKGNVVQNISREEGLQNNTVLSVFVDNDHNLWLGLDNGISQIKINSPLSLIGFNNGVGATYSAAIYKGKIYLATNQGVVYHSWDPNKKIKRLGRFTMLNATRGQAWSLEVFDNILLVGHNAGAFQIVNGKPQQISSVIGYWGFRQVPGHPDLLIGGHYNGLSLFKRGPKGWKYVREIEGFKESSRQFEFDDKGNIWMEHGYRGVFRIEISEDYTHVIRTELYGKKEGLPQATNVGIYRLKGRLVFLTTDGVYQYFPSTNSFRKSQTYSELFGKLKGLSYIREDKRGNIWYFRNNQAGVMQKQPDGTYRGVEMPFRSLSGRFLPTFEFVLPVDEQDVFIGYDDGVAHYDPTFIKSWNNKFYTLISKVSVIKTDSVIFYGNGLQKQVSSIPYRENDLRFYFAAADMENIGHVTYQLKLEGFDDDWNNWSGRTMRDYTNLPEGDYTFMVRGINRYGVESAPATYRFTILPPWYRSVWAYLVYGFLFLLLVWGIYYFIRWKMKRSKEKEANRQRELYARREEELGRKQLEADKEIIRLRNDKLRNEMVHKEKELANASMEMIQKNKMLNKIKNDLKKATENITDESLQARLRSILRRIDRQVDNEKQWQIFETHFETVHEDFLTRIKEQFPELSPKELKLCAYLRMNISSKEIAALMNISVRGVEISRYRLRKKLGLQRHDNLTDFILRF from the coding sequence ATGGATAGAAGGATAGTATCCGTTTTTTTCATATTGCTTTTATTTTTAGGTGAATCGCTTCAGGGAGCGATAAAGAGCATTGGTCTGCCCGTCATCAAGAATTTCACTAAGCAGGATTATAGCGCCGGCACGCAAAGCTGGGCTATCGCCCAGGGTAGGGATGACAAACTGTATTTTGCCAATAATAACGGGCTCTTACAGTTCGATGGCGTCAATTGGAACACCTATCCGTTACCCAACTCATCCATTGTGCGTTCGTTATTGGTTGGCGATGAAAACCGGATTTACGTTGGTGGGTTCAATGAGTTTGGTTATTTCCATCCCGACCAACAGGGACGTATGGTCTATCATTCTCTGTCTTCTCATCTTCCGGACGACGAAAAAAACTTTGGCGAGGTTTGGCGTATATACAAATTTAAAGGGCAACTGGTTTTTCAGTCATATACCAGCCTAATGCTGTGGGATGGCAAAACGTTCCGGATTTTGCATCCTGGGAAAGATGAGCTGTTCCATTTTTCATTTAAAGTGAATGACCGACTGTGGATAGACAATCGCGCTGAGGGATTGCAGGAGCTGGTTAACGGGAGACTGGTTGCTCTTCCGGGTACGGAGAAAATACGTGGACAGGAAATCTGGGGAATATTACCGTTTCCGGGAAACCGGTTTATGATTGCGACACAGAACAAAGGCGTATTTCTGTATGATGGCAAAGAGATGGTGGCATGGGATAATGAAGCTGACCAGCTTTTGAAAGCAAATCGTGTGATGGGGATTGCTCAGATTGATGGTGACCATTATGCGTTTGGAACTATTTCTCATGGAGTTGTCATTACCGATTCGAAAGGAAATGTTGTTCAGAATATCAGTCGTGAAGAAGGATTACAGAATAATACGGTTCTTTCCGTTTTCGTCGACAACGATCACAATCTCTGGCTTGGACTCGATAATGGTATTTCACAGATAAAAATAAACTCTCCGCTTTCGCTCATCGGGTTTAATAATGGTGTCGGTGCAACCTATTCCGCGGCAATTTATAAAGGGAAAATATATCTTGCTACTAACCAGGGAGTGGTGTACCACAGTTGGGACCCGAATAAGAAAATTAAGCGTTTGGGACGATTTACCATGCTGAACGCGACTCGTGGCCAGGCCTGGTCGTTGGAAGTGTTCGATAATATTTTGCTTGTTGGGCACAATGCAGGTGCGTTTCAAATAGTTAACGGAAAGCCGCAGCAGATTTCTTCTGTCATCGGATATTGGGGGTTCAGGCAAGTTCCGGGACATCCTGACCTGCTGATTGGAGGACATTATAATGGTTTGTCGCTTTTTAAAAGAGGTCCGAAAGGCTGGAAATATGTGCGCGAAATTGAAGGGTTTAAAGAGTCATCGCGGCAGTTCGAGTTTGATGACAAGGGAAATATCTGGATGGAACACGGTTATCGCGGGGTTTTCCGGATAGAAATCAGCGAGGATTACACGCATGTCATTCGCACCGAACTATACGGAAAGAAAGAAGGTTTGCCTCAGGCCACTAATGTGGGAATTTATCGCTTGAAAGGAAGACTGGTTTTTCTGACTACCGATGGTGTATACCAATATTTCCCAAGTACCAATAGTTTCCGTAAAAGTCAGACCTATTCCGAGCTATTCGGGAAATTGAAGGGATTAAGCTATATCCGGGAAGACAAAAGAGGTAATATCTGGTATTTCCGGAATAATCAGGCCGGAGTGATGCAGAAGCAACCCGATGGAACTTACCGTGGTGTTGAGATGCCTTTTAGGAGTTTGTCCGGAAGGTTTCTTCCTACGTTCGAGTTTGTTTTGCCCGTCGATGAGCAGGATGTTTTTATCGGTTATGACGACGGCGTGGCTCATTACGACCCGACTTTCATTAAATCGTGGAATAACAAGTTTTACACGTTGATCAGTAAAGTGTCGGTGATTAAAACTGATTCGGTGATTTTTTACGGCAACGGCCTGCAAAAGCAGGTTTCGTCTATTCCCTACCGGGAAAACGATCTTCGTTTTTATTTTGCTGCTGCCGATATGGAAAACATCGGGCATGTGACATACCAATTGAAGTTAGAGGGATTTGATGACGACTGGAATAATTGGTCGGGGCGTACCATGCGTGATTATACCAACCTGCCGGAGGGGGACTATACCTTCATGGTAAGAGGAATCAACCGCTACGGAGTTGAGAGTGCTCCGGCTACCTATCGTTTTACCATATTGCCTCCTTGGTACCGGAGTGTGTGGGCATATCTTGTTTATGGCTTTTTGTTCTTACTACTCGTGTGGGGAATTTATTATTTCATTCGCTGGAAAATGAAACGTTCCAAAGAGAAGGAAGCTAACCGGCAACGGGAACTCTATGCCCGACGGGAAGAAGAACTGGGACGAAAACAGTTGGAAGCTGATAAAGAAATTATTCGTTTACGGAACGATAAGTTGCGCAATGAGATGGTTCATAAAGAGAAAGAGTTGGCAAATGCTTCGATGGAGATGATCCAGAAGAACAAGATGCTCAACAAAATCAAAAACGATCTCAAGAAAGCGACGGAGAATATAACTGACGAAAGTTTACAGGCCCGGCTAAGGAGCATTCTGAGACGAATCGACCGCCAGGTAGACAACGAAAAGCAATGGCAGATATTCGAAACACATTTCGAAACTGTTCATGAAGATTTTCTGACACGTATAAAAGAGCAGTTTCCAGAGCTTTCACCCAAAGAACTGAAGTTGTGTGCCTATCTGCGAATGAATATTTCCAGTAAGGAAATTGCTGCCTTGATGAATATCTCCGTCAGAGGAGTCGAAATAAGTCGATACCGGTTGCGTAAAAAACTAGGCCTGCAACGTCACGATAATCTCACCGACTTTATTCTTCGTTTTTAG
- a CDS encoding TonB-dependent receptor: MKKVFILTFLVLVATLGFAQERNVQGTVTSAEDGSPIPGVSISVKGTTTGTITDVNGNYLIKVGDNATLVFSFIGLKTQEVPVQGQSQINVSMQSETMGVDEVVVVGYGTQKKSVVTGSIAKVNSSDINKTANLRTEQALQGRTAGVTITSNSGQPGAGLDVKVRGTSSINSGTQPLYVVDGVPVDGGIDYLNPGDIASIEVLKDAASAAIYGSRGANGVVLITTKNGKAGKMTVSYDGYYGVQNPWKKLSVLDATQYAVIMNEASVNGGGQPIFSDPYSYGKGTDWQDEVFNYDAPIQNHQVTISGGNEKSKYLTSISYFNQQGIVAKGHSNYERMTLRFNADHNVSRIFKFGHNFGYSRTKSEGVDENTEWGSPLGRALNMDPITPVVVTDSTAAAALLSNYPNAVTNAKGQPYGISPYVTSEIVNPVAALAILHNKGYSDKFVGNLYAELTILKNIKLRSTFGADIAFWGNDGSSPVHYLNATNYQDYNSMHRETSKALNFNWENTITYHNLWNDTHDFTFLLGNTIYKAEGNTMGGSKQGMPFYDPSMNYFDYAQNEESENLYGYAWHSSLLSYFGRMNYSYKDKYLFTGTVRMDGSSKFGPNNRYAIFPSFSAGWVLSQEDFMAGSSVVNFLKIRASWGQNGNQQIDDYAYTSLIGSGSRYTFGVDQTLTPGASPTKISNPDLKWETVEQTDIGMDIGLLKNKFRFALDYYHKLTRDMLVTAPIPALVGNAAPLTNLGDMLNTGFDGEFSYKAKIGEVSLDTRLTVSYLKNEVQKIGNESGYITGATWGPEGMQITRIEEGKPMNYFYGYKTDGILQNQAEADAYNSTYGQSAVPGDVRFVDVNNDGTISDLDRTMIGDPTPSWTYGLNIGANYRQWDFNLFLQGVTGNDIYDASHRYDLANANYTTEVLDRWTGEGTSTSHARVTLNDTNRNYRSSDLYVHSGNYVRIKNLQIGYSLPTSATNWMHISRLRIYGSAQNLYTITGYKGFDPEINGGIDRGIYPQPRTYMMGVNLTF; this comes from the coding sequence ATGAAAAAAGTCTTCATTTTAACGTTTCTGGTTCTGGTGGCAACACTGGGATTTGCTCAGGAACGGAATGTACAAGGAACGGTAACCAGCGCTGAAGATGGTTCGCCGATTCCGGGCGTTAGTATTTCGGTAAAAGGTACCACAACAGGAACCATTACCGATGTTAACGGTAACTATTTAATTAAGGTGGGCGATAACGCCACCCTGGTGTTTTCGTTTATTGGATTGAAAACGCAGGAAGTTCCGGTTCAGGGACAATCGCAAATCAACGTCAGCATGCAAAGCGAGACCATGGGCGTTGACGAAGTAGTGGTTGTTGGTTACGGTACACAAAAGAAAAGTGTTGTAACCGGTTCCATTGCCAAAGTAAACTCTTCTGATATCAATAAAACAGCTAATCTTCGGACCGAACAAGCCCTTCAGGGACGTACTGCCGGTGTGACTATCACCAGCAACTCTGGTCAACCCGGTGCCGGACTGGACGTGAAAGTTCGCGGTACTTCATCCATCAACTCGGGTACACAGCCGTTGTATGTTGTCGATGGTGTTCCGGTTGACGGTGGAATTGACTACCTGAACCCCGGTGATATCGCATCCATCGAAGTGCTGAAAGATGCTGCTTCTGCTGCTATCTATGGTTCTCGTGGTGCGAATGGTGTTGTGCTGATTACCACCAAGAATGGTAAAGCCGGCAAAATGACCGTCTCATACGATGGTTATTATGGTGTTCAGAATCCGTGGAAGAAGCTGTCGGTGTTAGATGCAACGCAGTATGCGGTGATTATGAACGAAGCCTCTGTGAATGGTGGTGGCCAGCCGATTTTCTCTGACCCATATTCTTATGGAAAAGGAACTGACTGGCAGGATGAGGTCTTTAACTACGATGCACCGATTCAGAATCACCAGGTAACTATTTCCGGTGGAAACGAGAAGTCGAAGTATCTGACTTCTATCTCATACTTCAATCAGCAGGGTATTGTTGCCAAGGGACATTCAAATTATGAGCGTATGACCCTTCGTTTCAATGCCGATCACAATGTTTCCAGGATTTTCAAATTTGGTCACAACTTTGGTTACTCGCGTACCAAAAGCGAAGGCGTTGATGAAAATACGGAATGGGGTTCTCCGCTGGGCCGTGCACTGAACATGGACCCGATTACGCCGGTCGTAGTAACCGATTCAACTGCCGCTGCAGCCTTGCTGTCGAACTATCCTAATGCAGTGACCAACGCCAAAGGACAACCTTACGGAATTTCTCCTTACGTGACTTCCGAGATTGTGAATCCGGTGGCTGCACTGGCCATTCTGCACAATAAAGGTTATTCCGATAAATTCGTAGGAAACCTCTATGCTGAATTGACGATTCTGAAGAATATCAAGTTGCGTTCGACCTTTGGTGCTGATATCGCTTTCTGGGGAAATGATGGTTCATCACCGGTTCATTATCTGAATGCAACCAATTACCAGGATTACAACAGTATGCACCGTGAAACCAGTAAGGCGTTGAACTTTAACTGGGAGAACACGATTACTTACCATAACCTATGGAATGATACGCACGATTTCACGTTCCTGTTGGGTAATACCATTTACAAAGCCGAAGGAAACACCATGGGCGGTTCAAAGCAGGGAATGCCCTTCTACGATCCGTCGATGAACTATTTCGACTATGCACAGAACGAAGAGAGTGAAAATCTGTACGGTTACGCATGGCACTCATCGTTGCTGTCGTACTTTGGCCGTATGAACTACAGCTACAAAGACAAGTACCTGTTTACCGGTACGGTTCGTATGGATGGTTCATCGAAGTTCGGACCGAACAATCGTTATGCAATATTCCCTTCATTCTCTGCTGGGTGGGTGCTTTCGCAGGAAGATTTCATGGCTGGAAGCAGTGTTGTGAATTTCCTGAAGATTCGTGCCAGCTGGGGACAAAACGGTAACCAGCAGATCGACGATTATGCGTATACTTCGTTGATTGGTAGCGGTAGTCGTTACACTTTCGGTGTTGATCAGACACTGACTCCAGGGGCAAGTCCTACGAAAATTTCGAACCCCGACCTGAAATGGGAAACTGTTGAGCAGACTGACATTGGTATGGATATCGGTTTGCTGAAAAATAAATTCCGTTTTGCACTCGACTATTATCATAAGTTAACCCGCGATATGTTGGTGACTGCACCGATTCCTGCACTTGTAGGTAATGCTGCTCCGCTGACTAACCTGGGCGATATGTTGAACACTGGTTTTGACGGTGAATTCAGCTACAAAGCCAAGATTGGTGAAGTGAGTCTGGACACCCGACTGACAGTTTCATACCTGAAGAATGAGGTTCAGAAAATCGGTAACGAATCTGGTTATATTACTGGTGCAACCTGGGGACCGGAAGGCATGCAGATTACCCGCATCGAAGAAGGTAAGCCAATGAACTATTTCTATGGCTACAAAACCGACGGTATTCTGCAAAACCAGGCAGAAGCTGATGCTTATAACTCAACCTACGGCCAAAGCGCTGTTCCGGGCGATGTTCGTTTTGTTGACGTCAACAACGACGGAACTATCAGCGATTTGGACCGCACCATGATTGGTGACCCGACTCCAAGTTGGACATATGGACTGAATATTGGAGCAAACTACCGTCAGTGGGATTTCAACCTCTTCCTGCAGGGTGTTACCGGAAACGATATCTACGATGCTTCTCATCGTTATGATCTGGCTAACGCCAACTACACAACTGAAGTACTGGATCGCTGGACAGGTGAGGGAACTTCTACATCTCACGCTCGTGTTACCCTGAACGATACGAACCGTAACTACCGTTCGTCGGATCTGTACGTTCATAGTGGAAACTACGTGCGCATCAAAAACCTGCAGATTGGTTATTCATTGCCAACGAGTGCTACCAACTGGATGCATATCTCCAGACTGAGAATCTATGGTTCAGCACAGAACCTCTACACCATTACCGGCTACAAAGGTTTTGACCCGGAAATCAACGGAGGTATTGACCGCGGTATCTATCCGCAGCCGCGTACCTACATGATGGGTGTAAACCTTACTTTCTAA
- a CDS encoding RagB/SusD family nutrient uptake outer membrane protein has product MKIQNILKVALFSLVILFSTSCSDYLDMKPLNTRVEENFYQNQQDMYDAMVAVYDVLQWGGYQGYIPEETLANVASDDAYAGGANAGDQPAWVALDNFSLTPTLGPQASIWGRYYSGIYRANLFMEKLPGATVSDDFAKRSTAEVKFLRAFYYFQLERWFGNLPLILKTLKPSEYDYPQSAPADIYAQIEKDLTEAIPDLPLTVSDSEKGRITKGAAESLLARVILFENDDARMGEVANLIDDVVNSGVYDLVPDYGQIFTNAGRNNIESVFEIQHSYNSKWGDWGWLPGGEGNIATVMIGMRDYNGPTFQAGWGFSPVTEKLANDMKGDPRFQYSIIDVSDGTMDETGMMNATLDGGEQIKYKPGYQNTGYFVRKNAPLKENVAPDGEPMINYPNNVRVIRYSDVLLMGAEAYARSGNDGKAQTYLNEVRDRVGLPAVTATGTDLVQAIWKERRFELAFEGQRYWDLVRTGRASSVLGDRNWQSGRNEYLPIPQSEIDNTNRTLEQNPGY; this is encoded by the coding sequence ATGAAAATTCAAAATATTCTCAAAGTTGCCCTTTTCTCCCTGGTGATCCTGTTCTCTACGTCATGTTCCGATTACCTGGACATGAAGCCGCTCAACACACGGGTTGAAGAGAACTTTTACCAGAATCAACAGGACATGTATGATGCAATGGTCGCTGTATACGATGTATTGCAGTGGGGCGGTTACCAGGGCTATATCCCTGAAGAAACACTCGCAAATGTTGCTTCTGACGACGCATATGCCGGCGGTGCCAACGCTGGTGACCAGCCTGCTTGGGTAGCGCTCGATAATTTCAGCCTGACCCCAACACTGGGTCCGCAGGCAAGTATCTGGGGACGCTATTACAGTGGTATTTATCGTGCTAACCTGTTCATGGAAAAGCTTCCCGGAGCAACCGTTTCTGACGATTTTGCCAAGCGTTCGACTGCTGAGGTTAAGTTCCTGAGAGCTTTCTATTACTTCCAGCTGGAGCGTTGGTTCGGAAATCTTCCATTGATTCTGAAAACGCTGAAGCCATCGGAATATGACTATCCGCAGAGCGCGCCCGCAGATATTTATGCTCAGATTGAAAAAGATTTGACTGAAGCGATTCCTGATCTTCCTTTAACGGTATCGGATAGCGAGAAAGGACGTATCACCAAAGGTGCCGCTGAATCGTTGCTGGCCCGCGTTATCTTATTCGAAAACGATGATGCCCGCATGGGGGAAGTGGCTAACCTGATTGACGATGTTGTGAACTCTGGCGTATACGATTTGGTACCGGATTATGGCCAGATCTTTACCAACGCAGGACGTAACAATATTGAGTCAGTATTTGAAATTCAGCACTCATACAACTCCAAGTGGGGAGACTGGGGGTGGCTGCCAGGCGGCGAAGGAAACATCGCTACTGTAATGATTGGTATGCGCGACTATAACGGACCTACTTTCCAGGCTGGTTGGGGATTCTCTCCTGTAACCGAAAAACTGGCTAACGATATGAAAGGCGACCCGCGTTTCCAATACTCTATCATCGATGTATCGGACGGTACCATGGATGAAACCGGTATGATGAACGCAACGCTTGACGGTGGTGAGCAGATTAAGTACAAGCCGGGTTATCAGAACACCGGGTACTTTGTCCGGAAAAATGCGCCGCTGAAGGAAAATGTAGCTCCTGACGGTGAACCGATGATCAACTACCCAAACAACGTTCGCGTCATTCGGTACTCGGATGTACTGCTGATGGGAGCAGAAGCTTATGCCCGCAGTGGTAACGACGGCAAAGCTCAGACTTACCTGAACGAGGTTCGTGACCGCGTTGGACTCCCTGCTGTAACAGCAACCGGAACTGATTTGGTACAGGCTATCTGGAAAGAGCGTCGCTTCGAACTGGCGTTCGAAGGTCAGCGTTACTGGGATCTGGTTCGTACCGGACGTGCATCATCTGTACTGGGTGATCGTAACTGGCAATCGGGCCGTAACGAGTATCTGCCTATTCCGCAGTCTGAAATTGACAACACCAATAGAACCCTGGAACAGAATCCGGGCTACTAA
- a CDS encoding PKD domain-containing protein, producing MKINKIFNYIFILGAIALAFTSCDPQVVDGPQLGPKPSADQLSFTIAQGADDFHPVIANTSNITGIAKWDFGNGNKGTGESVTPYYPLSGKYTVTMTLYTSGGSASVTKEYSQDVTDYSYFQDPAIIALSGGVDNLNGKTWVADSLAQGHYGVGPAGSDGTAWWSAAPMDKSGFGAYDDELNFKLNGFVVTYTNHGKSFVKSYQSGVSFYSNPVDAGGDLTVDYTSEPGSWSISTENGKQYLILSGPTPIFPTFDVGAVDGKYEILNISENKLELVATGGDGNAWHYLLIPKGYVKPTVKWDLNVAAGADANTFDISLANVDIPSGISISQVTYDFGDGSDPVTVSDYTQSVSHTYMRQGTYTVTATLEANEQQVKTSTVDVAQNSPDYVPFQPNVMVMYNDFSEVQMEPVLGQDCSVDVVANPSKIYPNKSAYVAHYSKSNQQWANAYLQLPAGYRFDLRTVHTFSLMVYGKAGDVVLLKLENTDLGGNAWTTGVEAPTYTIQNDNTWEKVTFEFAGAGTAQGQTGDVTTDPTYSNDYYNVVRIMLNPGNGTGDFDFYFDELQGPSVEGIKSAQF from the coding sequence ATGAAAATCAATAAGATATTCAATTATATATTCATCCTGGGAGCTATTGCACTGGCATTTACGTCATGCGACCCTCAGGTTGTAGACGGTCCGCAACTCGGGCCCAAGCCCTCGGCTGATCAGTTGTCTTTCACAATTGCCCAGGGAGCGGATGACTTTCATCCGGTAATTGCCAATACTTCCAATATTACCGGAATTGCCAAATGGGATTTTGGTAACGGAAATAAGGGAACAGGAGAATCTGTTACTCCGTATTATCCTCTATCGGGAAAATATACAGTGACAATGACGCTTTATACGTCGGGTGGTTCTGCATCTGTAACAAAAGAATATTCGCAGGATGTAACCGATTATTCATACTTCCAGGATCCGGCTATCATTGCTCTTTCCGGAGGTGTTGATAACCTGAACGGTAAAACCTGGGTAGCCGATTCACTGGCTCAGGGCCATTACGGTGTCGGTCCGGCCGGAAGCGACGGTACTGCTTGGTGGAGTGCAGCTCCTATGGATAAAAGTGGTTTTGGTGCCTATGACGATGAGCTGAATTTCAAACTGAACGGATTTGTGGTTACTTATACGAACCATGGAAAGTCTTTTGTCAAAAGCTATCAGTCAGGTGTCTCATTTTATTCAAATCCTGTTGATGCGGGTGGCGACCTGACAGTTGATTACACATCCGAGCCGGGTAGCTGGTCTATTTCTACCGAGAATGGAAAGCAGTACCTGATTTTAAGCGGTCCTACTCCCATTTTCCCAACCTTCGACGTAGGTGCGGTAGACGGGAAGTATGAAATTCTGAACATTTCAGAGAATAAACTTGAGTTGGTTGCTACCGGAGGTGATGGTAATGCATGGCATTACCTGTTGATCCCCAAAGGATACGTGAAACCCACCGTAAAATGGGATTTAAATGTAGCAGCCGGAGCAGACGCCAATACCTTTGATATTTCTTTGGCTAACGTGGATATTCCTTCAGGAATCAGCATCAGCCAGGTAACCTATGATTTTGGCGACGGAAGTGATCCGGTTACCGTAAGTGATTATACACAGTCGGTATCTCATACCTACATGCGGCAAGGAACCTATACGGTGACAGCAACGCTCGAAGCGAATGAGCAACAAGTAAAAACCAGTACCGTTGACGTGGCCCAGAATTCTCCGGATTATGTGCCGTTCCAGCCGAATGTGATGGTGATGTACAACGATTTCAGTGAAGTACAGATGGAGCCGGTTCTTGGGCAGGATTGCTCGGTTGACGTGGTTGCTAACCCATCGAAAATCTACCCGAACAAATCGGCTTACGTAGCCCATTACAGTAAATCAAATCAGCAATGGGCCAACGCATACCTGCAGTTGCCTGCCGGTTATCGTTTCGATTTGCGCACGGTTCACACCTTCTCGTTAATGGTTTATGGTAAAGCCGGAGACGTTGTTCTGCTGAAACTCGAGAATACCGACTTGGGGGGTAATGCATGGACAACTGGTGTTGAGGCTCCAACTTATACCATTCAAAATGATAACACCTGGGAGAAAGTTACATTCGAGTTTGCCGGAGCTGGTACAGCACAAGGCCAGACAGGCGATGTGACGACTGACCCAACATACAGCAATGATTACTACAACGTTGTTCGTATTATGCTGAACCCGGGAAATGGCACCGGTGATTTCGATTTCTATTTCGATGAATTGCAGGGGCCGTCAGTAGAGGGAATTAAATCCGCACAGTTCTAA